One window of Catonella massiliensis genomic DNA carries:
- a CDS encoding bifunctional 4-hydroxy-2-oxoglutarate aldolase/2-dehydro-3-deoxy-phosphogluconate aldolase yields the protein MLLHDIIENCGVVPVVVLEDANKAVPLAKALLAGGIKTCEVTFRTAAAEEAIRQIALNVPDMIVGAGTVITKEQLKSAVDAGAKFIVSPGSDIEVVRYAKELGVYMLPGAVTPTEIMQLMKEDIKVVKFFPAENYGGLKTIKAISQPFPNIRFVPTGGVSLSNLSTYLEFGKIAAVGGSWLCTKDLINEEKWDEITRLSKEAMEIFRKVRNL from the coding sequence ATGTTATTGCACGATATTATTGAAAACTGCGGTGTTGTTCCTGTGGTAGTACTGGAGGATGCCAACAAGGCTGTTCCTCTTGCAAAGGCCTTACTCGCGGGAGGAATCAAGACCTGCGAGGTTACTTTTAGAACTGCTGCCGCAGAAGAAGCCATTAGGCAAATTGCACTAAACGTTCCTGATATGATAGTGGGTGCCGGTACAGTTATTACAAAGGAACAGCTTAAGAGTGCTGTAGATGCCGGAGCTAAATTCATCGTTTCTCCGGGAAGCGATATCGAGGTGGTTAGATATGCTAAAGAGCTTGGGGTATATATGCTTCCCGGCGCTGTAACTCCTACAGAAATAATGCAGCTTATGAAAGAAGATATCAAGGTAGTTAAATTCTTCCCTGCAGAAAACTATGGTGGACTTAAGACTATTAAGGCCATATCCCAGCCTTTTCCTAACATCAGATTCGTACCTACAGGAGGAGTGAGCCTGTCAAACCTCTCCACCTATCTTGAGTTTGGTAAAATAGCCGCCGTTGGAGGCTCCTGGCTGTGTACAAAGGACCTTATAAATGAAGAAAAATGGGATGAGATAACAAGGCTGTCAAAAGAGGCTATGGAGATTTTTAGGAAAGTAAGAAACCTATAA